In a genomic window of Acipenser ruthenus chromosome 41, fAciRut3.2 maternal haplotype, whole genome shotgun sequence:
- the LOC117434196 gene encoding beta-1,3-galactosyltransferase 5 produces MRLRRWVWIVLLLTAVLSCLLSVDHIEGWWMSWGVWGGALSAEARTRALAALRREQEALSTRLEDFYLLPNERSCAPTAPFLLSLVTSAPPNAEARHAIRQTWGSLTSVGGRAVRTLFLLGIPDTPAQRQALASEAERHGDIVQGNFRDSYANLTLKTLSLLRWTARYCPRAAFITKVDDDVMLNYEVLLPYLERLRNNEEKGEGEWGETVGNGSREEKKGGKSEGNVKGEERWEWERNRGWSGQWADWRGSWFSGPDLYLGRVHRGAVPIRDPRSKSFVSHRVYPQDRFPQYCSGTAYVLSSSAARKLYLTSYLTPPCPLEDVFVGLSARGAGLRPSHCGLFSGGPRIPFGRCCYGSLIAAHHVTAEQQHQYWGELRGGPPCSWITGRAALGFCKLRVLLRDTET; encoded by the coding sequence ATGCGGCTGCGTAGGTGGGTGTGGATTGTGTTGCTGCTGACCGCGGTGCTGTCCTGCCTGCTCAGTGTGGATCACATCGAGGGCTGGTGGATGAGCTGGGGAGTGTGGGGAGGAGCCCTGTCGGCCGAGGCTCGGACCCGGGCCCTGGCAGCGCTGCGGCGGGAGCAGGAGGCCCTGAGCACCCGGCTGGAGGACTTCTACCTGCTGCCCAACGAGCGCTCCTGCGCCCCGACCGCCCCCTTCCTGCTGAGCCTGGTCACCAGCGCCCCCCCCAACGCTGAGGCACGCCACGCCATCCGCCAGACCTGGGGCAGCCTGACGAGCGTGGGGGGGCGTGCCGTGCGGACGCTGTTCCTCCTGGGGATCCCTGACACCCCCGCCCAGCGCCAGGCACTCGCCAGCGAGGCTGAGCGGCACGGAGACATCGTCCAGGGAAACTTCAGAGACTCGTATGCAAACCTGACCCTCAAGACCCTCTCCCTGCTGCGCTGGACTGCCAGGTACTGCCCCCGCGCCGCCTTCATCACCAAGGTGGATGACGACGTCATGCTGAACTACGAGGTGCTCCTACCCTACCTGGAGCGACTGAGGAACAACgaggagaagggagaaggggagTGGGGGGAAACTGTGGGGAATGGAAGCAGAGAAGAGAAGAAAGGGGGGAAATCAGAGGGGAACGTAAAGGGCGAGGAGAGGTGGGAGTGGGAGAGGAACAGGGGCTGGTCTGGGCAGTGGGCTGACTGGAGGGGGAGCTGGTTCTCCGGTCCGGACCTGTACCTGGGTCGGGTTCACAGGGGTGCGGTTCCGATCCGGGACCCCCGCAGCAAGTCCTTCGTGTCGCACCGGGTGTACCCCCAGGACCGCTTCCCCCAGTACTGCAGCGGCACGGCCTACGTGCTGTCCAGCTCGGCGGCCCGCAAGCTGTACCTCACCTCCTACCTGACGCCCCCCTGCCCCCTGGAGGACGTGTTCGTAGGGTTGAGCGCGCGGGGGGCCGGCTTGCGCCCCTCCCACTGCGGCCTGTTCTCGGGGGGGCCGCGCATCCCCTTCGGGCGCTGCTGCTACGGCTCCCTGATCGCAGCGCACCACGTGACTGCGGAACAGCAGCACCAGTACTGGGGGGAGCTGAGAGGGGGGCCGCCCTGCTCCTGGATCACAGGCAGGGCGGCGCTAGGGTTCTGCAAACTGCGTGTACTGCTGAGGGACACAGAGACTTAA
- the LOC131709000 gene encoding prefoldin subunit 6-like — protein sequence MADIIQKKLQTEVEKYQQIQKDLSKSMSARQKLEAQLTENNIVKEELDLLDSQNLVYKLIGPVLVKQDLEEAKGTVGKRLEYINGEIKRYETQMKEMEKRSERHREVLAGLQQEYQKSQGKVPVKV from the exons ATGGCGGACATTATTCAGAAGAAACTGCAAACGGAAGTCGAAAAATACCAGCAAATCCAAAAAG acctCAGTAAGAGCATGTCCGCTCGACAGAAGCTCGAGGCTCAGCTGACAGAAAACAACATTGTGAAAGAG GAACTGGACCTGCTGGACTCTCAGAACCTGGTGTACAAGCTCATCGGACCCGTGCTGGTCAAACAAGACCTGGAGGAGGCCAAGGGCACCGTGGGGAAGAGACTGGAGTACATCAACGGAGAGAT TAAGCGGTACGAGACTCAGATGAAGGAGATGGAGAAGCGATCGGAGCGGCACCGCGAGGTTCTGGCGGGCCTGCAGCAGGAGTACCAGAAGAGCCAGGGGAAAGTACCTGTCAAGGTCTAG